The following are encoded together in the Bacillus sp. NP157 genome:
- a CDS encoding response regulator transcription factor, producing MNCPQPAVAQAPIVCVVDDDAAVREALGSLFRSVGLAVATFGSTADFLVRENAAAPGCLVLDVRLPGVSGLDFQAQLAAMENSLPIVFMTGHGDIPMSVRAMKAGALDFLAKPFRDQDMLDAVAAAIERDAAGRRDADALSSVRTAYASLTPREREVMRHVTAGLMNKQVGALLGLSEITVKIHRGNVMRKMGVRSLADLVRHAEALGDRG from the coding sequence ATGAACTGTCCGCAGCCCGCCGTGGCACAGGCGCCGATCGTCTGCGTCGTCGACGACGACGCGGCCGTGCGTGAAGCGCTGGGATCGTTGTTCCGCTCCGTCGGGCTGGCCGTCGCCACCTTCGGCAGCACCGCCGATTTCCTTGTCCGCGAAAACGCCGCCGCGCCGGGCTGCCTGGTGCTGGACGTGCGCCTTCCGGGGGTCAGCGGGCTGGACTTCCAGGCCCAGCTGGCCGCGATGGAAAACAGCCTGCCGATCGTCTTCATGACCGGCCACGGCGACATCCCCATGTCGGTGCGGGCGATGAAGGCCGGGGCGCTCGACTTCCTGGCCAAGCCATTCCGCGACCAGGACATGCTCGACGCCGTCGCCGCGGCGATCGAGCGCGATGCGGCGGGCCGTCGCGATGCCGACGCACTCTCGTCGGTGCGCACCGCCTATGCATCGCTGACCCCGCGCGAGCGCGAGGTGATGCGCCACGTGACTGCCGGGCTGATGAACAAACAGGTCGGTGCGCTGCTTGGCTTGTCGGAAATCACCGTGAAGATCCATCGCGGCAACGTGATGCGCAAGATGGGCGTGCGTTCGCTGGCCGACCTGGTCCGGCACGCCGAAGCGCTGGGCGACCGTGGCTGA
- a CDS encoding PAS domain S-box protein: protein MGPRRGRSGWQWVAGAMLALAVFIVDTFTPLQGAVAVVYLVVVLLVAATSSRLAIVGAVVGCSLLTVASYVRGHGWTGADAAMLRCGVSLSAIGVTGVLSLRARERMATISRQASLIDLTHDSIYVRDTDDVIVEWNSGAEVLYGWTARQAIGRRASELLATAFAGSRIDMDAHLFSEGRWEGELIQQHRDGRIVLVEARCALLRDAAGRAQQILEAGTDITARRAADAALAESERRYRAIFESARFSFWEEDYTLVMERIAVLRRQGVVDLSAYLQANPGFVRDACALTMVTDVNAATVRLLGAQRRDDLLGPLDRFLPGSDRTFAQTLLCVFEGAGTAEGETHLVNLKGERLNVLFALSMPLGTSRYDRVLISVVDITDRKRAEHALMAVQAELAQAARVTALGEMSASIAHEVNQPLAAIVTHGEAALRWLRRDQPDLGEACDGIERVVRDARRASEVVHRVRSLASKEPRQHVRFDLRALVDECALLLDGELVRHRVGLTVEVDRAAPLPRGDRVQLQQVVINLMGNAIRAMGSVPGRRELTVRARADAGEGLLVEVEDTGTGIPDDIAASLFDAFVTSRGGGMGMGLAICRSTVESHGGRLWATNRPEGGATFHFTLPVTVAEEARA from the coding sequence ATGGGGCCTCGCCGTGGGCGGTCGGGATGGCAGTGGGTGGCCGGGGCGATGCTCGCCCTGGCGGTCTTCATCGTCGATACCTTTACCCCCCTGCAGGGCGCCGTGGCGGTCGTCTATCTCGTCGTGGTCCTGCTGGTGGCCGCCACTTCCAGTCGCCTGGCCATCGTCGGTGCGGTGGTCGGGTGCAGCCTGTTGACCGTGGCCTCGTATGTGCGCGGGCATGGCTGGACCGGCGCGGACGCGGCGATGCTGCGCTGCGGGGTCAGCCTGTCGGCGATCGGCGTCACCGGGGTGCTGTCGCTTCGCGCGCGCGAGCGCATGGCCACCATCAGCCGCCAGGCCAGCCTGATCGACCTCACCCACGATTCGATCTATGTGCGCGACACCGATGACGTCATCGTGGAATGGAACAGTGGTGCGGAAGTGCTGTACGGCTGGACTGCGCGCCAGGCCATAGGCCGCCGGGCCAGCGAGCTGCTGGCCACGGCCTTCGCCGGCAGCCGCATCGACATGGACGCCCACCTGTTTTCCGAAGGACGTTGGGAAGGCGAGCTGATCCAGCAACACCGCGATGGCCGCATCGTGCTGGTCGAAGCGCGCTGCGCGTTGCTGCGCGACGCGGCGGGGCGTGCGCAGCAGATCCTCGAGGCAGGCACCGACATCACCGCCCGGCGCGCCGCCGATGCCGCCCTGGCCGAGAGCGAGCGCCGCTACCGTGCGATTTTCGAGAGCGCCAGGTTCTCGTTCTGGGAAGAGGACTACACCCTGGTGATGGAGCGCATCGCCGTTTTGCGCAGGCAGGGCGTCGTCGACCTCTCCGCCTACCTACAAGCAAACCCCGGCTTCGTGCGCGACGCCTGTGCCCTGACCATGGTGACCGACGTCAATGCCGCAACGGTACGCCTGCTCGGCGCCCAGCGCCGCGATGACCTGCTCGGGCCACTGGACCGTTTCCTGCCGGGAAGCGACCGCACGTTTGCCCAGACCCTGCTCTGCGTTTTCGAAGGCGCCGGCACGGCCGAGGGCGAGACCCACCTGGTCAACCTGAAAGGCGAGCGCCTGAACGTCCTGTTCGCCCTGAGCATGCCGTTGGGCACCTCGCGCTACGACCGTGTCTTGATCAGCGTGGTCGACATCACCGACCGCAAGCGCGCGGAGCACGCCCTGATGGCCGTGCAGGCCGAACTGGCGCAGGCGGCACGGGTTACCGCGCTGGGCGAGATGAGCGCGTCCATCGCCCACGAAGTGAACCAGCCGCTTGCCGCCATCGTCACCCACGGCGAGGCGGCCCTGCGCTGGCTGCGCCGCGACCAGCCCGACCTGGGCGAGGCCTGCGATGGCATCGAACGGGTGGTGCGTGACGCCCGGCGTGCGAGCGAAGTGGTCCACCGGGTCCGCAGCCTCGCCAGCAAGGAGCCGCGCCAGCACGTCCGTTTCGACCTGCGGGCGCTGGTCGACGAATGTGCGCTGCTGCTCGATGGCGAGCTGGTGCGCCACCGGGTGGGCCTCACGGTCGAGGTCGATCGCGCCGCGCCGCTGCCGCGCGGCGATCGCGTCCAGCTCCAGCAGGTGGTGATCAACCTCATGGGCAACGCGATCCGCGCCATGGGCAGCGTGCCCGGCCGGCGCGAGCTCACCGTGCGGGCCAGGGCCGACGCCGGCGAGGGTCTGCTGGTGGAGGTGGAAGACACCGGCACGGGCATCCCCGACGACATCGCCGCCAGCCTGTTCGATGCCTTCGTCACCAGCCGCGGTGGCGGCATGGGCATGGGGCTTGCCATCTGCCGCTCCACCGTGGAATCTCACGGTGGGCGCCTGTGGGCGACCAATCGCCCTGAGGGGGGAGCGACCTTCCATTTCACGCTGCCGGTCACGGTGGCCGAGGAGGCCCGCGCATGA
- a CDS encoding AraC family transcriptional regulator: protein MRYESNAYATPAPAADAVHVLAPFAATSADNEPTVARLLEQALTAVQTDLATTRACVARVAALLEHADAPVMDEPLAPRRRVGAGLAPWQARRVAAHVDENLGLPITIDHLSTLAGLSSSYFCRAFKDTFGEPPHAFIMRKRVERAQQLMLQTREPLSQIALACGLSDQAHLCNLFRRLVGQSPSHWRRSQWQEA from the coding sequence ATGCGCTACGAATCGAATGCCTACGCCACGCCGGCCCCTGCGGCCGATGCCGTCCATGTGCTGGCGCCCTTCGCCGCGACCTCGGCCGACAACGAGCCGACGGTCGCCCGCCTGCTGGAACAGGCCTTGACCGCGGTGCAGACCGACCTTGCCACGACCCGCGCCTGCGTGGCCCGGGTCGCCGCCTTGCTCGAGCATGCCGATGCCCCCGTGATGGACGAGCCGCTCGCCCCGCGGCGCCGGGTCGGTGCCGGCCTCGCCCCGTGGCAGGCCCGCCGGGTGGCGGCCCATGTCGACGAGAACCTCGGCCTGCCGATCACCATCGACCACCTGTCGACCCTGGCCGGCCTGTCGAGCAGCTATTTCTGCCGGGCGTTCAAGGACACCTTCGGCGAGCCGCCGCACGCCTTCATCATGCGCAAGCGGGTCGAACGCGCCCAGCAGCTGATGCTGCAGACCCGTGAGCCGCTCAGCCAGATCGCGCTCGCCTGCGGCCTCTCCGACCAGGCCCACCTGTGCAATCTGTTCCGCCGCCTGGTCGGGCAGAGCCCGAGCCATTGGCGGCGGTCGCAGTGGCAGGAGGCGTGA